One Misgurnus anguillicaudatus chromosome 20, ASM2758022v2, whole genome shotgun sequence DNA segment encodes these proteins:
- the heyl gene encoding hairy/enhancer-of-split related with YRPW motif-like protein, which yields MKRPHDYSSPDSDTDELIDVGQEDGYCPVTGSMSPGSSSQILARKKRRGIIEKRRRDRINHSLSELRRLVPSAFEKQGSSKLEKAEILQMTVDHLKLLHAMGGKGYFDARALAVDYRTLGFRECVGEVVRYLSSLEGVESSDPIGARLVSHLSHCASELDPLLQSPAAIPFPPWPWSSFPQLSTTSPPGSTAHFPQTSRRDLAPHATAALLGYPSPALRVGSLGAQGAILAQVRRVPSVPGNPHRLQQHSPDGPTIPSPLQAVLPPSSSSSNSSSSTAPPQVSFRPFAPLGSPTTARRGLGTSSHSAQGWGTEIGAF from the exons ATGAAGAGACCTCACGATTACAGTTCCCCGGACTCAGACACGGATGAACTCATCGATGTTGGACAGGAGGATGGCTACTG CCCCGTCACTGGCTCCATGTCTCCAGGCAGTAGCTCTCAGATCCTGGCTCGCAAGAAGAGAAGAGGG ATAATTGAGAAGAGACGCAGGGACAGAATCAACCACAGTCTGTCAGAGCTGAGGAGACTTGTACCCAGTGCCTTCGAGAAACAG GGTTCCTCTAAACTGGAAAAGGCTGAGATTCTTCAGATGACTGTGGATCATCTCAAACTGTTGCATGCCATGGGCGGCAAAG GCTACTTCGACGCTCGCGCTCTGGCGGTGGATTACAGGACTTTGGGTTTTCGGGAGTGCGTGGGAGAGGTGGTGAGATACCTCAGCTCTCTGGAGGGGGTTGAATCATCAGACCCCATAGGTGCACGCCTCGTGTCCCACCTCAGCCACTGTGCCAGTGAGTTGGACCCTCTGCTTCAGAGCCCGGCCGCTATACCGTTCCCTCCATGGCCTTGGTCCTCCTTTCCTCAGCTCTCCACCACGTCCCCACCTGGTTCCACTGCCCACTTTCCCCAGACCTCTCGCCGGGATCTGGCGCCTCACGCCACCGCTGCCCTGCTGGGCTACCCCTCGCCTGCCCTGCGCGTGGGATCTCTGGGCGCCCAGGGGGCGATATTGGCCCAGGTGCGTCGGGTGCCCTCTGTACCCGGCAATCCTCATAGACTTCAACAGCACTCCCCAGATGGACCCACGATCCCATCACCACTCCAGGCCGTCCTTCCACCTTCATCATCTTCTTCCAACTCCTCCTCATCCACTGCCCCTCCCCAGGTGTCCTTCAGACCCTTTGCACCTCTAGGGTCTCCAACAACAGCTCGTAGGGGTTTGGGTACCTCCAGTCATTCGGCACAGGGCTGGGGAACGGAGATTGGGGCATTCTGA